The genomic window GGATGACCAGCACGCCGATCACCGTGCCCACGAGCATGCCGCCGACCGCCGTGGAGCCGATCGTGCGGTTGCCGATCGCCCCGGGGCCGCTGGCGCGGACCAGGGGGATCAGGCCGGCGATGAAGGCGAAGGACGTCATGAGGATCGGCCGGAAGCGCAGCTTGCCGCCCTCGATGGCCGCCTCCTCGATGCTGAGGCCCTCGTGATTCCGCTGGACGGCGAACTCGACGATGAGGATCGCGTTCTTGCCCAGCAGGCCGACGAGCATGACCAGGCCGATCTGGGCGTAGACGTCGTTGGAGAGCCCCATGGCCCTCAGGAACAGGAACGACCCGAAGATGCCCACCGGCAGCGACAGGATCACGGCCAGCGGCAGGATGAAGCTCTCGTACTGGCCGACCAGCACGAGGTACACGAAGGCCACGACGATCAGGAAGATGAAGGTCGCCAGGTTCCCCTTGTTCGCCTCGTCGTAGGAGAGGGCCTCCCAGCCCAGGCCGTAGCCCGGCGGCAGGGTCTCGGCGGCGACCTCCTTGATCGCCTGGATCGCCTGGCCGCTGCTGAAGCCGGTGTTCGGGGCGCCCTGGATGGCGGCCGAGGGGTACAGGTTGTAGCGGTTGATCTCGTTGAGGCCCTGCTGCTTCTTCAGGGTCATGAACGAGGAGTACGGGACCATGTCCCCCTTCTCGTTCTTGACGAAGATGTTCTTGAAGTCCTCGGGGTACCTCCGGAACTCCGGCAGGGCCTGCACGAACACCTTGTAGAACTGGCCGAACCGGACGAAGCCCTGCTCCCAGGTGCTGCCCACGAGGATGGACAGGTTGTCCATCGCCTTCTTGATCGAGACGCCCTTCTGCATGGCGACGTCGTTGTTGATGACGATCTCGTACTGCGGGTAGTTGCTGGCGAAGAAGGTGAACAGGCCCTTCACCTCCGGGCGCTTGCCCAGGGCGGCCATGAACTTGTCGGTCACCTCGCCGAGCTTCAGGTAGTTCATCGTGTTCGTCTTGTCCAGGACGCGGACGGAGAAGCCGCCCGCCGCCCCGAAGCCCGGCACCGCGGGGGGCTCGAAGAACTCGAGCTTGACGTTGGACATCACCGCGCAGTCGTGCTCGAGCTGCTCGATGATCTGCTTGGAGGTCATCTTCCGCTCGGACCAGGGCTTGAGGTTGATGAGGCAGGTCCCGGCGTTGGAGCCGCGGCCCTCCGTGAGCACCTCGTAGCCGGCCAGCGAGGAGACCGAGTTGACCCCGTCGATCTTCTTGGCGATGTCCTGCAGCTCGTGCGACTTGGCGTTGGTGTACTCGATCGTCGAGCCCGGCGGCGTCTGGAGGATGCCGTAGATCATCCCCTGGTCCTCGAGCGGGATGAAGCCGGACGGCAGCTGCGTGTTGACCGCGAAGATGCCGAACGCGAAGGCGCCGATGATCGCCGCGGTCAGCACCCGGCGCGTCACGATCCGGCGGACGAGCCCGGCGTAGCCGCCGGTGACCTTCTCGACCAGGCGGTCGAACGCCCGCAGGAAGAGGGCCAGCGGCCCGCGCTTCTTGTGGCCGGTGTGGGGCTTCAGGATCATCGCGCAGAGGACCGGCGTGAGCGTGAGGGCCACGATGCCGGAGAGGACGATGGACACGGCCATCGTGATGCCGAACTGGCGGTAGAACGTGCCGACCGGCCCGGTCATGAACGTCACCGGGACGAACACCGCGGTCATCACGAGGGTGATGGCGATGATCGCGCCGCTGATCTCCCCCATGACCTCCCAGGTCGCCCGATACGGCGAGAGGTGCCTCTCGTGCATCTTGGCGTGAACCGCCTCGACCACCACGATGGCGTCGTCCACGACGACGCCGATCGCCAGCACCAGCGCGAAGAGCGTGATGAGGTTGATCGAGAGGCCGAACGTCTTCAGGCAGAAGAAGCTGCCGATGAGCGAGACCGGGACCGCCAGCGTCGGGATCAGGGTGGACCGCGCGTCGCCGAGGAACAGGAAGACGACGAGCGAGACCAGCACGAAGGCCTCGAACAGGGTGTGGAGCACCTGCTCGATCGAGGCCTCGAGGAAGCTCGAGACGTCGTAGCTGACCTCGAACTTCATGCCCGGCGGGAAGGTCGCCTCCTGGATCTCCTTGAGCCGCTCCTTCACCTGCTCGATGACGACCGAGGCGTTCGTGCCGGGGAGCTGCTTGAGGACGATGGCCGCCGACGGGTGGCCGTCGATGTCCGAGTAGATGTTGTAGTACGAGGCGCTCAGGTCCACCTTGGCGACGTCCTTGAGCCGCAGGACCTCGCCGTCGGGGTTCGCCTTGAGGATGATGTTCTCATACAACTCGGGCTTGTCGTACCGCCCCACCCAGGTGAGCACGTACTCCATCGTCTGCGACTTCACCCCGGTCGCCTGGCCCAGGCGGCCGGGGGAGCCTATCATGCTCTGCTCGCCCACCGCCTTCATCACGTCCTCGGCGCCGATGTTGTAGGCCCGCATGCGGTCGATGTCGAGCCAGACCCGCATGGCGTACTGGCGGCTGCCGAGGATCGTGGCGCTGCCGATGCCGCGCACCCGCTTGATCTCGGGCAGGAGGTTGACGAAGGAGAAGTTGTAGAGGAAGTTCTGGTCGTGGCCCGGATCGGTGCTGTAGATGTTCACGTACATCAGCATGCTCGTCATGGACTGCATGACGACGATGCCTTCCAGCTCCACCAGGGGCGGGAGCCGCTGCTTCACGGTCTGGACGCGGTTCTGCACGTTCAGGACCGCCACGTTCGCGTCGGTGCCGGGCTCGAAGATGATCATGATGGTCGCCTCGCCGGCGCTGGTGGCGGCGGAGACCATGTAGCGCATGTCGGCCACGCCGTTGATGGCCTGCTCCAGGATGACCAGCACGGAGTCCACCAGCACGTTGGCGCTGGCGCCGGGGTAGGCCACCGTGACGAGCACGCTGGGCGGGGCGACGTCGGGGAACTGGGAGATGGGCAGGGTCGTGATGGACAGCCCGCCCAGGAACAGGATCAGGATCGAGATGACGATCGCCAGCGCGGGCCTGTGGAGGATTTTTGCGAACATGGTGCCCTGATGGGGTCGGGGGTCGTTCCGTGCCCGGTACCCGCGCCGGCCCCGGCCCCCCCACCCCGAGCGGGGGCCGGCCGCCGCCGCGCATCCGCCCTGCTATTCCGCCTTGAACTTGAGGTTGGCCATGACGAGCGCCGGCGGGTTGAACTCGTACTCCACCTTCTCGCCGTCGTGGATCTGGCGCCCGCCCTCCAGGACGATCTTCTCGCCCGGCGCGAGGCCCTTGTCGATGACGAAGATGTCGTCCATCTCGTGCCGGACCGTGATCTCGCGCTGGTGCACCACGTCGTCCTTGTCCACGACGTAGACGTACCGCTTGGCGAGGACCTCGAAGACCGACCGCTGGGGGATGACGACGGCGTTGTGCGACACGTGGCTGAGCATCACGTTGCCGGTCTGGCCGTGGCGGAGCAGGCCCTTCGGGTTCGGGAAGTCGGCCCGGAAGGGGATGTTGCCGGTCTCGTTGTTGAACTTGGCCTCGATCGCGCTGATCCTGCCCACCTGCGAGAACGTCTCGTGGTTCGCCAGCACGAGCTCGACCTTCTGGTCCGCGCTGCGCTCGGCGGCCTCCATGTAGGCGAGGTAGTCGGCCTCGGGCACGTTGAAGTACACCCACATGGTGCTGTTGTCGGACAGCGTCGTGAGGACGTCGCCCTCCTTGATCAGGCTGCCGAGCTGCTCGTGCAGGCGATCGACGATGCCGTCGAACGGCGCCCGGACGTCGGTGAAGTTGAGCTCCGCCTGCGCCAGGGCCGCCTTGGCCTGGGCCCTCTCCATCTTGGCCTGGAGGAGCGCCACCTCGTTGGGGGAGATCACCTTCTCCTCGGACAGCTTCTTGGTGTAGTTGTACTCGAGCCTGGCGAGCTGGGCCTCGGCCATCTCGGCCTTCAGCTTCGACTCGTAGAGGGTCGGGACGACCTTGAACATCACGTCGCCCTTCCTGACCCGCTGGCCCTCCTGGATGAGGATCTGGGTCAGGTAGCCGCCCTCCATCGCGCAGACCTTGATGTGCTGCTTCGAATGGATCTGGCAGACGTAGTTCCGCGTGAGGGTCACGTCCGTCGCCTCGGGGCTGGTGACCACGATCTTGTGGTGCTCCTCGTGGCGCTCCACGGCCTTGGGGTGGAGGTAGGCCTCGAGGTGGGAGACGACCTTCTCCTTGATCCGGTCGGCGTGGGTGTCGATGGAGGCGAGATACTCGTTCACCCGGGGCGACTTGATCGGCGAGACGCCGGCGGCATGCATCTTCGCCAGCCCGAGGACGCCGCCCGCCGCGAGGGCGAGCAGCAGGAAGAGGGCCGCGAAGGGCCGCCGCATGGCAAAGGCAAACGGGTTCATGTTCTAGCCTCCAGGTTTCTCGGAGTGGTGACCGGTGCGGCGTCGAAGGCCGCGGAATCCCCGGGCGGCCGGGGCCGCGATGCCGCGGGGGCGGATCGGCTCGGGAGCTCCACGAGGCCGTGGCGGGCCCATCCCGCCGCGCCGCCCGCTCCGGGGGCGTGCCGGGGTGTGCCGGATGCTCAGGGCGACGCCCGTGCGGGCCCGCGAGCGGGCCGGATCGGGGCGAGGCGCGTGGAGGGGAAGCGGGTGGGCTTTACCGCAGGCGCGGGGAGTCGCTCGGTCGCCGTTGCGTCGACCCGGGCGGGTCCATCGGGATGGGATCGGGAAGGCTCAGCAGCGCATGGGACGCGGTGCCGATGGGGGGCCGGATGCGGTCAGGTCCCGCGCCGGCGCGAGGCGGGACGCGGAGAGGGAGGGGGAGCGGGTGTCGCAGGCCGGCAGCGCCTCGCCGCAGACCTCGTCCTCGTCCTCGTCATATTCCGATCGCGACAGGACGACCGCGTCCTCGCGCTCGGTCCACGCCGAGACCGAGAGGTCGGGGGACTCGGGCGCGGGCGATGTGGGCGACGCGATGTCGCCCCGGTGCCCGCCCGGGCCGGGCCTCGGGGAGGCCGCCGGCCGTTGTCCCGGGGACGCGAGGATCGCGAGGAGGACCAGCAGCAGCGCGGCACCGGCGACGCGAAACGCGGCCGCACGCGGGAGCATGCCGGCGGCGGGCCCACGCGAGGCGAAGGCGACCCCGGGCCGAATCCCCGGGGGCGACACCTCGCATCGGGTCCGACGCGCGATAGAATGGGGCCGTCGCCGACGCTTCCGCACCGGCGTCGTGGCCGGCGTGCGAGGCGACCCGATCGTACCTTCAACCCCGATCGCCCACACCGGGGTCGAGTGGGCGGCCGCGACAACGGTCCCGGAGCGACGCGAGCCCCTCTGGACACGCGGGGACTCGTCCCCGCGGCCCGTCGAGCGCGCCTCGGCTTGATCGGCTCCTGGCCTCGTCATGCGACGCCAACCTTCGTCACCATCGTCGGCCCTGCCGCGAGGCCAGGCTTCATCGAAAGACATCCACGCCCGTCGAGGACGTCGCGGCGAAGCATATCAAGAAAGCAACACTGCCTCGCGATCAGGCATCCCGGGGAGGGCAATGCCCATGCGGCCGAGGGCACGAAAGTCCACTCACTCTTCATGGGAGCCCCGTGGTTCGTGACTCAAGCTCGGCCCTTGGGAGAAGCCGTCGAGCTGGATATGCGACATTCCTATCGTGTATTTTCTATCGCGAATGCCGGGTGGAGTCAAGCGATGGCACCTCGTACGCCCGATCGTAGCCGCTCAACCTGGACCTTCCTCAGCAACCACGGGAACGTCCTCCTCGCCGTCGCTCGCAATCCCGATGCCACACTTCGCGAGGTCGCCAATCTGGTCGGCATCACCGAGCGGGCGGTCCAGAGGATCATCGCCGACCTGGAGGCCGCTTGCTACCTCGAGCGCGTCCGCAGCGGCCGGCGAAATCACTACAACATTCACCCGGAATTGCCCTTGCGTCTCCCGGTCGGCTCCCATCGCGATATCGGGGCATTGATTGAACTCGTGTGCGATCCGCCCCCGCGTCCCGGCGTCTGATCGGGCCGCCGGATGGTCGCAAGTCTTGAAATGGGCCTTGTTTTCAGGTTCGCAGGAAGGGCCTTGTGCCGGCCCCCCAGTCGCCCCGATGGCGGCATCGAGGGCGTGACCCCGGGGGCCTCCGCCGAGGACGACCGAGGCCTTGCGAAACGCAATGCGACTTGCAAAACGCATGGGTGATCTCGGGGCGTTTGCGGGGGGCAACGTGGCGATCCGTGGGCAATGTTGCCTGGAGTCCCGCGATTCGGGGCGGGACGTGAGCCCAAAGGAATACTCCGCTCGGTGCCAGGAATGTGGGCACGTGTGACTGGATCATGGCAGCTGAGGAGGCTGGACTCATACGCTCACTCGAGGCGGAGGGGCGGGCCATCCCCACGAGCCGGGGCCACGTCGCGGCGTCGCCGACCCGAGGACCCCGCCCCGCCCCCGCCTCCCCGGCCTCGAGCCGGACCGGCCGCTCGCAGGCGGGCGTCGCCCACATCGAGTCCGCACGGGCCCTCGCGGGGGAATCCGAGGCGCCCTCGGTCGGGCGGAGGGCCGCCGTCCCGTTGAAGGCGGCCGACGCGCCGCGATAGGATCCGCGACGTCCGACAACCCCAGGCGGAGAGCGAGGCCAGCCGATGCAGCGAAGGACATTCCTCGGATCGATGACGGCCGTTGCGATGAGCGGAGCCGCCGGCCCCCCCGCGCCGCCTCTGCGGCTGGGCATGGCCGGGCTCGTGCACGGGCATGCGGCGGGGTTCCTGGGGCGATACCGCAACTCGAAGGAGGTCGACCTCGTCGGCGTCGCCGAGCCCGATCGCGGGGTCGCGGCGCGCTACGTCAAGGATTCGCGGATCGATCCGGACCGCCTGCATCCCTCGCTGGAGGCGATGCTCGACCGGGCGAAGCCCGAGGCCGTGGTCGCCTTCACGAGCACGGCCGGGCACCTCGGCGTGGTCGAGGCGTGCGCCGCGAGGAAGATCCCGGTGATGATGGAGAAGCCGCTCGCGGTGGGCGTCGAGCAGGCCCGGGCCATCGAGCGGGCGGCGGCCGGGGCGGGCATCCCCGTCCTGGTGAATTACGAGACGACGTGGTATCCGTCCAATCGCGCCGCCTACGCGCTGGCGAAGGAAGAGAAGGCGCTGGGCGAGATCCGCAAGGTCGTCGTCCACGACGGCCACCGCGGGCCGAAGGAGATCGGCGTGCAGCCGGAGTTCCTGGACTGGCTGACCGACCCGGAACGGAACGGCGCCGGGGCCCTCTTCGACTTCGGATGCTACGGCGCCAACCTGATGACCTGGCTGATGGACGACGCGAGGCCGACGTCGGTCACCGCCGTGACCCGGCAGTTCAAGCCCGAGACCTACCCCAGGGTGGATGACGAGGCGACGATCCTCCTGGAGTACCCCGGGGCGCAGGCGATCCTCCAGGCGTCGTGGAACTGGCCGTTCGACCGCAAGGACATGGAGGTCTACGGCCGGACGGGCCAGGTGCTGACCGTCGGCCTCGGCGGCCTGCGCGTCCGCCTGGCGGGGAAGGCCGAGGAGCATCGCCAGGCCCCGCCGCTCCCCCCGCCGGAGGACGACTTCCTCCGCTACCTCGCCGCGGTGGTCCGCGGCACCATCAAGCCGTCCGGCCTCTCGTCGCTGCGGAACAACCTCATCGTGGTCGAGATCCTCGACGCCGCCCGCCGCTCCGCCGCCACCGGCCGGGCGGTGCAGTTGGGCTGAGGGTCCAGCCCGGGAGCATGGCACTGTGGATCCCTCGACCTCATCCGACTCCCCTTAGGAAGCTGTGGGTCATCCGGAAGTGGAGCCCCTACCACGGTCCATCGAATTCCGGATCATCACGAGCCGCCAGTGAGAAAGAATCTCCCTCTCCCGCTCGGCGGGAGAGGGAGATATCTCTTCTCCCCCTGCTCGAGGTCGAAGGATCTCAACGGGCCGTCCGCCGCATTCGAGGATTGGCATGAAAGCACTACGGCTCTTTCTCATCCTGCTCGCGATTCCCATGGCGCCATCGGCCCTCGGCGGCCCCCCGCCGGGCGCCTGGCTCCAGTTCCGCGGGGACCGCGGCCTCACGGGGCACTCGTCGCTGAAGGGGCGGATCCGCCATCCCGGGACGGTCTGGACGCAGTTCGTCGGGGCCCGCGCGACGCTCCTGGCGGTCCGGTTGGCGGGGGACGGAACGACGACCGTGCCCCTGCCCGCGGCGGATGCGCATCCGGGGCGGTGGTCGGAGGTGCTCGACCGCTGGCGCGTCGGCCCGGCCCTGGCGGACGTCGATGGGGACGGCAACGTGAAGGAAACGGCCGTCGGCCCGCAGCATCGGATCGGCAAGTTTCTGGCCGATCGCCCGGGGCTCCAGAAGCTGGAGGTGGACTCGCTCTTCTCCGCCCAATCCGATCCCCCGCCGCCGGCGACCGCGCGGCTGCTGGCGCGTCGCGGCGGGGCCTGGGAACGCGTCTGGGCGAGCGTGCCGATCCCGCTCCAGTACGTGGCCAACCCGATCACGGGCGACTTCGACGGCGACGGCCGCTCGGACGTGGCCGTGACCCCCTGGTACGACCTCTGGGTGTTCGACCTCCGGACCGGCGCGTTCAAGTCGAAGGCCCGCTTCATGCCGGAGGGGTCCGAGAGCGGCCGGGCTTACGGATGGCTCGGGGCCGCGGACTTCGACGGCGACGGCCGCCAGGAGTTCGTCGTCCTCGGCGACTTCGAGAACTTCCTGGCCGTTCTCGGCTGGAAGGACGGCACGCTCGCCCCGCTCTGGTCCCGGCTGATCGAGCGCGGGATCGCCATGAAGAAGACGATCCTCAGGACGGGGGCCCTGCCCGTCCGGGACATCGACGGCGACGGCCGGCCGGAGATCGTGGTCTCGCTCCACGACGCGGCCGGCGACGGCCGCTGGCACACCCTGGCGCTCGAAGGCCTGACCGGGCGGACGAGGCTGGACCTCCCGGATCAGGTGCTCGCCGGCCCGATCGACCTGGACGGCGACGGCTGCGACGAGCTGGCCTGCACCGAGGCCCGCGGCCCGCTGATCCCCGACCGTGCAAGGCTCACCGTCTTCGGCTTCAAGGGGAAGAGACTGCGGGCCCGCTGGACGGCGGACGGCGCGGCGTACCAGGTCCAGACGCTGGGCGAGCTGCCGGCCTCCGTGAACACCGACGCCCAGACGGGGACGGCGACCCTGCTCGCGGTCCCGTCGGACGACCGGGGCCGGCCGTGCTTCGTCACGCGGAGGGCCGCGGATCGGGACTCGGGGCGGATCGAGCTCGCCTTCTGGCAGGCCGACGGGGCCGGCGAGGTCCGGCGTCGGGGCCTGATCGCGGGCCCTCACCTGGAGGCCCTCGCGGGCCGGGGCGAGCCGGCCGGCCGGGCGGAGGTCCTGGTCCG from Aquisphaera giovannonii includes these protein-coding regions:
- a CDS encoding efflux RND transporter permease subunit is translated as MFAKILHRPALAIVISILILFLGGLSITTLPISQFPDVAPPSVLVTVAYPGASANVLVDSVLVILEQAINGVADMRYMVSAATSAGEATIMIIFEPGTDANVAVLNVQNRVQTVKQRLPPLVELEGIVVMQSMTSMLMYVNIYSTDPGHDQNFLYNFSFVNLLPEIKRVRGIGSATILGSRQYAMRVWLDIDRMRAYNIGAEDVMKAVGEQSMIGSPGRLGQATGVKSQTMEYVLTWVGRYDKPELYENIILKANPDGEVLRLKDVAKVDLSASYYNIYSDIDGHPSAAIVLKQLPGTNASVVIEQVKERLKEIQEATFPPGMKFEVSYDVSSFLEASIEQVLHTLFEAFVLVSLVVFLFLGDARSTLIPTLAVPVSLIGSFFCLKTFGLSINLITLFALVLAIGVVVDDAIVVVEAVHAKMHERHLSPYRATWEVMGEISGAIIAITLVMTAVFVPVTFMTGPVGTFYRQFGITMAVSIVLSGIVALTLTPVLCAMILKPHTGHKKRGPLALFLRAFDRLVEKVTGGYAGLVRRIVTRRVLTAAIIGAFAFGIFAVNTQLPSGFIPLEDQGMIYGILQTPPGSTIEYTNAKSHELQDIAKKIDGVNSVSSLAGYEVLTEGRGSNAGTCLINLKPWSERKMTSKQIIEQLEHDCAVMSNVKLEFFEPPAVPGFGAAGGFSVRVLDKTNTMNYLKLGEVTDKFMAALGKRPEVKGLFTFFASNYPQYEIVINNDVAMQKGVSIKKAMDNLSILVGSTWEQGFVRFGQFYKVFVQALPEFRRYPEDFKNIFVKNEKGDMVPYSSFMTLKKQQGLNEINRYNLYPSAAIQGAPNTGFSSGQAIQAIKEVAAETLPPGYGLGWEALSYDEANKGNLATFIFLIVVAFVYLVLVGQYESFILPLAVILSLPVGIFGSFLFLRAMGLSNDVYAQIGLVMLVGLLGKNAILIVEFAVQRNHEGLSIEEAAIEGGKLRFRPILMTSFAFIAGLIPLVRASGPGAIGNRTIGSTAVGGMLVGTVIGVLVIPGLYFLFGKLNEGRSLLDKDEAEISTLPVTEIFEHGGHHAHAHAHGHDGHAAHGGHADHGGHAGHGGHDGHAV
- a CDS encoding efflux RND transporter periplasmic adaptor subunit, which encodes MNPFAFAMRRPFAALFLLLALAAGGVLGLAKMHAAGVSPIKSPRVNEYLASIDTHADRIKEKVVSHLEAYLHPKAVERHEEHHKIVVTSPEATDVTLTRNYVCQIHSKQHIKVCAMEGGYLTQILIQEGQRVRKGDVMFKVVPTLYESKLKAEMAEAQLARLEYNYTKKLSEEKVISPNEVALLQAKMERAQAKAALAQAELNFTDVRAPFDGIVDRLHEQLGSLIKEGDVLTTLSDNSTMWVYFNVPEADYLAYMEAAERSADQKVELVLANHETFSQVGRISAIEAKFNNETGNIPFRADFPNPKGLLRHGQTGNVMLSHVSHNAVVIPQRSVFEVLAKRYVYVVDKDDVVHQREITVRHEMDDIFVIDKGLAPGEKIVLEGGRQIHDGEKVEYEFNPPALVMANLKFKAE
- a CDS encoding helix-turn-helix transcriptional regulator gives rise to the protein MRHSYRVFSIANAGWSQAMAPRTPDRSRSTWTFLSNHGNVLLAVARNPDATLREVANLVGITERAVQRIIADLEAACYLERVRSGRRNHYNIHPELPLRLPVGSHRDIGALIELVCDPPPRPGV
- a CDS encoding Gfo/Idh/MocA family protein; the protein is MSGAAGPPAPPLRLGMAGLVHGHAAGFLGRYRNSKEVDLVGVAEPDRGVAARYVKDSRIDPDRLHPSLEAMLDRAKPEAVVAFTSTAGHLGVVEACAARKIPVMMEKPLAVGVEQARAIERAAAGAGIPVLVNYETTWYPSNRAAYALAKEEKALGEIRKVVVHDGHRGPKEIGVQPEFLDWLTDPERNGAGALFDFGCYGANLMTWLMDDARPTSVTAVTRQFKPETYPRVDDEATILLEYPGAQAILQASWNWPFDRKDMEVYGRTGQVLTVGLGGLRVRLAGKAEEHRQAPPLPPPEDDFLRYLAAVVRGTIKPSGLSSLRNNLIVVEILDAARRSAATGRAVQLG
- a CDS encoding FG-GAP-like repeat-containing protein produces the protein MKALRLFLILLAIPMAPSALGGPPPGAWLQFRGDRGLTGHSSLKGRIRHPGTVWTQFVGARATLLAVRLAGDGTTTVPLPAADAHPGRWSEVLDRWRVGPALADVDGDGNVKETAVGPQHRIGKFLADRPGLQKLEVDSLFSAQSDPPPPATARLLARRGGAWERVWASVPIPLQYVANPITGDFDGDGRSDVAVTPWYDLWVFDLRTGAFKSKARFMPEGSESGRAYGWLGAADFDGDGRQEFVVLGDFENFLAVLGWKDGTLAPLWSRLIERGIAMKKTILRTGALPVRDIDGDGRPEIVVSLHDAAGDGRWHTLALEGLTGRTRLDLPDQVLAGPIDLDGDGCDELACTEARGPLIPDRARLTVFGFKGKRLRARWTADGAAYQVQTLGELPASVNTDAQTGTATLLAVPSDDRGRPCFVTRRAADRDSGRIELAFWQADGAGEVRRRGLIAGPHLEALAGRGEPAGRAEVLVRARVPGDEASDVALSSLEGTILCSRREAPPLSTPVAGRLDPRGRPSVVVQGACDRLVAFQPERGGRPAKAIARRPGRGLYTGSGRFGGGAGYGGVVLADLLGDGSLAVVAATSSPDGHARLVAYGPTGRPLWEHDFDDLPGSPPEWNLGGLTLWFAGKFTDPRRDDVLVNIRRSTMHSDEAFLLDGRDGRQVWHRTQGANAAGNQRACGGSWMAAFDQDGDGRDDALCLYPDVVSAFDGPSGRLLLDRHTNRDVFKDVWVMYAVPAAADFLRRGRPQVLYGGNATMFALLAADGSPIWRHGPTPGWPDVLPGIGDLDGDGAIELLSVGHRRPPGPGQEVRCYDAATGRLEWTLPLAGLDPTSEASPPMAPATADLDGDGRDEAVVALGRTLLAVGTSPDGKSGAVRWSLPFPDPLGPPAIADTLGDGTAEVVVTCGDGNVYGVGGAGP